The Pricia mediterranea genome includes a window with the following:
- a CDS encoding XdhC family protein — translation MTHELKKIVQAHKNAKARKLKTVLATVVALEGSSYRRPGVRMLIRDDGKTVGAVSGGCVEKEIVEQAQGVFSDGIPKMMTYDGRYRLGCEGILYILIEPFEPQSDFFTAFGNILLKRESFPATCYFSRSEGSKGSYGSVFSFDGKEFPVRPSFAADAKAERFEQRLQPCFKLIIIGAEHDAVQLCLFASLTGWEVTVVAGVSEGKEIQDFPGAARFVPLEPEMLPVTDIDEHTGVMVMTHSYVRDLAYLMTLRDARPAYLGLLGPASRRERLLGDFIERHPEVSDRFIDGIHGPAGLNIGAVTAQEIALAILAEILSVTRDHKPVMLKNKSGRIHNQ, via the coding sequence GTGACCCACGAACTTAAAAAAATAGTCCAGGCCCATAAAAATGCAAAGGCCAGGAAGCTAAAGACCGTCCTAGCGACGGTCGTTGCTTTAGAAGGCTCCTCGTACCGAAGGCCGGGAGTGCGCATGCTCATCCGTGATGATGGTAAAACGGTCGGTGCGGTAAGCGGCGGCTGTGTCGAAAAAGAAATTGTGGAGCAGGCACAAGGAGTTTTTTCCGATGGCATTCCAAAAATGATGACCTACGACGGGAGGTACCGTCTGGGTTGTGAAGGCATCCTATATATTTTAATCGAACCCTTCGAACCTCAATCGGACTTTTTCACAGCTTTTGGGAACATCCTCCTAAAACGCGAATCTTTTCCGGCAACTTGCTATTTTTCGCGATCGGAAGGTTCGAAGGGTTCCTACGGGTCCGTCTTTAGCTTCGACGGCAAGGAATTTCCCGTTCGCCCTTCATTTGCGGCAGACGCGAAGGCGGAACGTTTCGAGCAGCGATTGCAACCCTGTTTTAAGCTGATCATCATAGGGGCGGAGCACGATGCCGTGCAACTGTGTCTATTTGCTTCCCTGACCGGATGGGAGGTGACCGTGGTTGCCGGCGTATCCGAAGGGAAAGAGATTCAGGATTTTCCGGGAGCCGCAAGGTTTGTCCCCCTCGAACCTGAAATGCTGCCCGTAACGGACATTGATGAGCATACCGGGGTGATGGTCATGACGCATAGCTACGTCCGTGATCTCGCCTATCTCATGACGTTAAGGGATGCCCGGCCCGCCTATTTGGGGCTCTTAGGACCCGCAAGCAGAAGGGAAAGACTGTTGGGGGATTTTATCGAACGCCATCCCGAAGTGTCCGATAGGTTTATCGATGGCATACACGGACCGGCCGGACTCAATATCGGTGCAGTGACGGCCCAGGAAATCGCGCTCGCCATTCTGGCCGAAATACTATCCGTCACGAGGGACCATAAGCCCGTCATGCTGAAGAACAAGTCCGGCAGAATCCACAATCAATGA
- a CDS encoding (2Fe-2S)-binding protein — protein sequence MPKYILNVNGTPHPVETSSDTPLLWVLRDHLNMVGTKFGCGIAQCGACTVHVEGSATRSCSLPVSSAEGKEIVTIEGLSEDGSHPVQEAWKEVDVPQCGYCQAGQIMTASAFLAQNRNPTEAEIKNAMHGNICRCAAYSRIQKAVEIAAGNME from the coding sequence ATGCCCAAATACATTTTAAATGTCAATGGAACTCCGCATCCCGTAGAGACGAGTTCCGATACCCCGTTGCTGTGGGTTTTGCGGGACCACCTTAATATGGTCGGTACCAAATTCGGATGTGGTATCGCCCAATGCGGCGCCTGTACGGTGCATGTGGAGGGGAGTGCCACCCGAAGTTGTTCCCTCCCGGTCTCTTCCGCCGAAGGAAAAGAAATCGTAACCATAGAGGGGCTCTCCGAAGACGGTTCACATCCTGTACAGGAAGCCTGGAAAGAGGTTGACGTGCCTCAGTGCGGGTACTGTCAGGCAGGCCAAATTATGACGGCCTCGGCCTTCTTGGCCCAAAATAGGAATCCCACGGAAGCAGAAATCAAGAATGCCATGCACGGCAACATCTGTCGATGTGCAGCTTATAGCCGGATTCAAAAAGCGGTCGAGATCGCTGCCGGAAATATGGAGTGA
- a CDS encoding sugar phosphate isomerase/epimerase family protein, translating into MKKLLLLFSISLFVIPVTAQEVGLQLYSLRDQFKDDVPGTLQLINEWGITKIEGGGTYGLPMKEFEALLQKNSLDVVSVGASFGDLESNVQKVIDNAKSFGAKYVMCAWVPHDDNKWALEETIHATDVFNEAGKVLKENGLILAYHPHGYEFRPYKDGTLFDYMAQNARDFTFELDVYWAQHGGADPLALMKKYPDKFTLMHLKDLKKGVEGNNTGHEDVETNVVLGTGQVDIAGTVAEAKKLGIEYLFIEDESSAVVEQIPQSLEFLRTLED; encoded by the coding sequence ATGAAAAAATTACTGCTTTTATTCAGTATTTCCCTGTTTGTGATTCCGGTTACCGCACAAGAAGTAGGGCTACAGCTTTACAGTTTGCGCGACCAGTTCAAGGACGATGTGCCGGGAACTTTGCAGTTGATCAATGAATGGGGTATCACCAAGATCGAGGGCGGGGGTACTTACGGACTTCCAATGAAAGAGTTCGAGGCCTTACTGCAGAAAAATAGCCTTGACGTCGTTAGCGTAGGCGCTAGCTTTGGAGACTTGGAGAGCAACGTGCAAAAAGTTATCGATAATGCCAAATCCTTCGGCGCGAAATACGTTATGTGCGCCTGGGTGCCGCACGATGATAACAAATGGGCCCTCGAGGAAACCATCCACGCTACCGATGTTTTTAACGAGGCCGGTAAAGTGCTCAAGGAAAATGGACTCATCTTGGCCTACCATCCGCACGGGTACGAATTCCGACCCTATAAAGACGGTACCCTCTTCGATTACATGGCACAAAATGCGCGAGATTTTACGTTCGAGCTGGATGTGTATTGGGCGCAGCATGGCGGTGCCGATCCATTGGCACTGATGAAAAAGTATCCCGATAAATTTACGTTGATGCACTTAAAGGACTTGAAAAAAGGCGTCGAAGGAAACAATACGGGCCACGAAGACGTGGAGACCAACGTGGTTCTGGGTACCGGTCAAGTCGATATTGCCGGTACGGTCGCCGAGGCCAAAAAACTGGGTATCGAATATCTTTTTATAGAGGACGAATCTTCTGCCGTTGTCGAACAGATACCGCAGAGTCTGGAATTTTTAAGGACGTTGGAGGATTAG
- a CDS encoding GMC family oxidoreductase — translation MQIKEVPEEYDVIIVGSGAGGGMATKQLADAGYNVAVVEAGPFFDPADPKTMTQLKWPYDSPRRGAGTDRDFGEWDMAYGGWNIEGEPYTHEPGTKFRWFRSHMLGGRTNHWGRISLRFSQKDFKHKDVDGYGENWPIDYSDVSPYYDKVDKLIGVFGSKEGREDDPDGYFLPPPKPRLHELFYIKGAKKSNIPVIPGRLSMLTKRINNDRGVCFYCGQCSRSCSVYADFSSGSCLIFPAQKSGGKVKLFVNSVVREVTTNDEGKATGVSYISKDDRKEYKLRGKVVVLAASACSTARIMLNSKSKQHPNGLGNSSDLVGKYLHDSTGASGAGFIPDLMNRDVSYNEDGVGGMHVYSPWWGDHSKLDFPRGYHIEVWGGMGQPNYGFGFNANEFNKFFGLKVGGYGDQLRDDVKKYYGSVIGFGGRGESIARKDNYCEIDPTTVDEFGIPVLKFNYTHGETELKQAKHMQDTFEELIHNMGGEPLGKKPGKDQDYGLLPGGEIIHEVGTTRMGNDPKTSVTNKFSQLHDADNVFITDAGVFTSQADKNCTWTILALAWRASDYIIEQLKQQNI, via the coding sequence ATGCAAATAAAGGAAGTTCCCGAAGAGTATGATGTGATAATTGTCGGATCGGGCGCCGGTGGCGGTATGGCCACCAAACAGTTGGCCGATGCGGGCTATAACGTGGCAGTGGTCGAGGCAGGTCCTTTTTTCGATCCGGCGGATCCCAAGACGATGACCCAATTAAAATGGCCTTACGATTCCCCGAGAAGGGGCGCCGGTACCGATCGCGATTTTGGGGAATGGGACATGGCCTACGGCGGATGGAATATCGAAGGGGAGCCTTATACCCACGAACCGGGCACGAAATTCCGATGGTTCCGATCTCATATGCTCGGGGGCCGTACCAACCACTGGGGGCGTATATCCCTGCGGTTCAGCCAAAAGGATTTCAAGCACAAGGATGTGGACGGCTATGGCGAAAATTGGCCCATCGACTACAGCGATGTGAGTCCCTATTACGACAAGGTGGACAAGTTGATCGGGGTATTCGGCTCGAAAGAGGGCCGGGAAGATGATCCGGACGGCTATTTCTTGCCGCCACCAAAACCACGTTTACACGAGCTTTTTTATATCAAGGGCGCAAAAAAATCCAATATCCCCGTAATCCCCGGGCGGCTTTCCATGCTGACCAAACGGATCAACAACGACCGTGGGGTCTGTTTCTATTGCGGACAGTGTTCGCGTTCCTGTTCCGTATATGCGGATTTCTCTTCGGGCAGCTGTTTGATTTTTCCCGCCCAGAAAAGTGGGGGCAAGGTCAAGCTTTTTGTCAACTCCGTGGTGCGTGAAGTAACCACCAATGACGAAGGCAAAGCCACTGGGGTATCCTATATTAGCAAAGACGATCGAAAGGAATACAAGCTCAGGGGGAAAGTGGTCGTGTTGGCCGCATCGGCCTGTAGTACGGCCCGGATCATGCTAAATTCCAAGAGCAAGCAACATCCCAACGGCCTTGGGAACAGTAGTGACCTTGTGGGCAAATATTTGCACGATTCCACCGGGGCCAGCGGGGCAGGATTTATTCCCGATCTGATGAACCGTGACGTATCCTATAACGAAGACGGGGTAGGGGGCATGCACGTCTATTCCCCCTGGTGGGGCGACCACTCCAAATTGGACTTCCCCCGGGGCTACCACATCGAGGTATGGGGCGGGATGGGGCAGCCCAACTACGGCTTCGGTTTCAACGCCAATGAATTCAATAAATTCTTCGGATTAAAAGTGGGCGGCTATGGCGATCAGTTGCGTGACGATGTGAAAAAATACTATGGCTCCGTCATCGGTTTTGGGGGACGGGGAGAAAGTATCGCCCGAAAGGACAACTACTGTGAAATCGACCCGACCACCGTCGACGAGTTCGGGATTCCCGTACTGAAGTTCAACTATACCCACGGCGAGACCGAGCTGAAACAGGCCAAGCACATGCAGGATACTTTTGAGGAGCTCATTCACAATATGGGCGGGGAGCCGTTGGGCAAAAAACCGGGCAAAGATCAGGATTATGGACTCCTTCCGGGCGGTGAGATCATCCACGAAGTGGGTACCACCCGTATGGGCAACGACCCTAAGACTTCGGTCACCAATAAGTTCAGCCAATTACACGATGCGGATAATGTGTTTATCACCGATGCGGGCGTGTTTACCTCGCAGGCGGACAAAAACTGTACGTGGACCATCTTGGCGCTGGCATGGCGGGCATCCGATTATATCATCGAACAATTGAAGCAACAGAATATCTAG
- a CDS encoding xanthine dehydrogenase family protein molybdopterin-binding subunit translates to MSTKTSSPSFSRRDFLRTSSLAGGGLLIGFNLFTACKSDVKPPIDLANLNYKDFNAFIKIAKNGAVTIFSPNPEIGQGVKTAMPMIIAEELNVAWDKVFVRQGVLDTNNYTRQVAGGSQSIRFGWDALRQTGATAKQMLMNAAAARWQVDASELSVSDGVVTNAAGESLGYGELVDDAAKLEVPEGVTLKEPKDYTIIGTDQINVDMDKIITGKPLFGLDYKVDGMVYAAVLRPPAFGQELESFDATDAKAMPGVIDVIKIGAKARTLLEKEEVNWTAQLSPSEKVVVIAKTTWEAFQAKKAIKAQWKEASTLESTEYQDQKLNELLDGKDFTTLREDGDVNKAFAQADIVLEQTYESPFLPHNCMEPMNFLADVTKDKIQLVGPVQTPEDAANTVSELLGRDIGDIHLEMTRQGGGFGRRLYGDFVYEAAEISDTIGKPVQLVSSREDDMTTGVYRPAIKYRIKAAIKDGQLTGYQLKEAAVNGNMYGLIPNFFPAGAIENYRVDVANYDSNITTGAWRAPYTNFLAYAEQSFFDEIAEAMEVDKVQLRLDLLEKVKGTTDERIQYDPERLQGVLKMAVDKSGWGKAPEGTYQGVVAYYCHNTHVAEVADVQIENGMPVVKKVTCVVDCGIVINPLGANNQIVGGVIDGIGHAMYGQFGFKDGVPTSNNYDTYRLIRMKEAPVVDAYMIQNELSPTGLGEPTLPPAGGAVANALKAATGKRIYKQPFMADPDFWKVPNEQILG, encoded by the coding sequence ATGTCAACAAAAACTTCATCCCCGAGCTTTAGCAGAAGGGACTTTCTTCGTACCTCATCCTTGGCGGGAGGAGGACTCCTTATCGGTTTCAATCTCTTTACGGCTTGCAAATCCGATGTTAAACCCCCTATTGACTTGGCAAATCTTAACTATAAGGACTTCAATGCCTTTATAAAAATTGCAAAGAACGGGGCCGTCACTATCTTTTCTCCAAATCCCGAAATCGGGCAGGGCGTGAAAACCGCGATGCCCATGATTATAGCCGAAGAGTTAAATGTCGCCTGGGATAAGGTGTTCGTACGGCAAGGTGTCCTCGATACCAATAATTATACCCGGCAGGTGGCAGGGGGCAGCCAATCCATTCGATTTGGTTGGGATGCCCTGCGCCAGACGGGAGCGACCGCGAAGCAAATGTTGATGAACGCTGCGGCCGCCAGATGGCAGGTTGATGCTTCCGAGCTGTCCGTCAGCGATGGGGTGGTGACCAATGCTGCCGGAGAAAGCCTAGGGTACGGCGAACTGGTCGATGATGCGGCGAAGCTCGAGGTGCCCGAAGGGGTTACCCTCAAGGAGCCTAAGGACTATACCATTATCGGGACGGACCAGATTAACGTGGATATGGATAAAATTATCACTGGAAAGCCCTTATTCGGACTGGACTATAAAGTAGATGGAATGGTCTACGCCGCCGTACTACGGCCGCCAGCATTCGGACAGGAGCTGGAATCCTTCGATGCGACCGATGCCAAGGCCATGCCGGGGGTTATCGATGTCATCAAAATTGGCGCAAAGGCAAGGACGCTTTTGGAGAAGGAAGAAGTGAATTGGACGGCCCAACTGAGTCCCAGTGAAAAGGTGGTGGTCATTGCAAAAACGACCTGGGAGGCCTTTCAAGCCAAAAAAGCCATCAAGGCCCAGTGGAAAGAGGCCTCCACTCTTGAAAGTACCGAGTACCAGGACCAGAAATTGAACGAGCTACTAGACGGTAAGGACTTCACTACCCTACGGGAAGATGGTGATGTCAACAAGGCCTTTGCCCAAGCGGATATTGTTCTGGAACAAACTTACGAATCTCCCTTTCTGCCCCATAATTGCATGGAGCCCATGAATTTTTTAGCGGATGTTACCAAGGATAAGATCCAGCTGGTAGGGCCCGTTCAAACCCCAGAAGATGCCGCAAATACGGTGTCGGAGCTGTTGGGACGCGACATTGGGGACATCCATTTGGAAATGACCCGACAGGGCGGCGGTTTCGGCCGGCGACTGTACGGGGATTTTGTTTACGAAGCCGCTGAGATCTCGGATACCATCGGAAAACCCGTTCAATTGGTATCCTCCCGGGAAGATGATATGACGACCGGGGTGTACCGTCCCGCCATCAAATATCGGATCAAGGCCGCGATCAAAGACGGACAGTTAACGGGATACCAGTTAAAGGAAGCGGCGGTCAATGGAAATATGTACGGGCTCATCCCCAATTTCTTTCCTGCCGGTGCCATCGAAAATTATCGGGTAGACGTCGCCAACTATGATAGTAACATTACCACTGGGGCCTGGCGTGCGCCCTATACCAACTTTTTGGCCTATGCAGAGCAGAGTTTTTTCGATGAGATCGCCGAAGCAATGGAGGTGGACAAGGTGCAGCTCCGGCTCGATCTGCTGGAAAAAGTGAAGGGAACGACGGACGAGCGCATCCAATACGACCCAGAACGTTTACAGGGCGTATTGAAAATGGCCGTCGATAAGTCCGGATGGGGCAAGGCGCCCGAAGGCACCTATCAAGGAGTCGTTGCCTATTATTGCCACAACACCCACGTGGCCGAGGTGGCGGATGTACAGATCGAAAACGGGATGCCCGTGGTGAAAAAAGTGACCTGTGTGGTCGATTGTGGTATTGTAATCAATCCCTTAGGTGCCAACAATCAAATCGTCGGCGGGGTCATCGATGGAATCGGACATGCCATGTACGGGCAGTTCGGGTTCAAAGATGGAGTTCCAACCTCCAATAACTATGACACCTATCGCCTGATCCGTATGAAGGAAGCTCCCGTCGTGGACGCCTATATGATCCAGAACGAACTTTCTCCAACGGGACTCGGCGAACCGACCCTGCCTCCCGCTGGCGGGGCAGTTGCCAACGCCCTAAAGGCCGCTACCGGGAAACGCATCTACAAACAGCCGTTTATGGCAGATCCGGATTTTTGGAAAGTGCCGAACGAACAGATTTTAGGATAA
- a CDS encoding gluconate 2-dehydrogenase subunit 3 family protein: MDRRKSIQTIILGAGASALAFHGCKTDNGETTVNEDIPATDDTNYFGRTPEELDRIEKLQAEQLLNEHEMETVAALSTVILPPKEPHGGPIEAEVPEFIEFMGKDIPEMQTTLLGGLMWLDHTSNTEFGKEFKSASLDQQKQICDRICYHDMDVPLDQQPLEIQFFALMRNLTVSGYYTSKVGIADLGYKGNSPNVWDGVPQEVLDQHGVAYDPEWIAKCVDQSKRNEIAEWDENKNLLT, translated from the coding sequence ATGGACAGAAGAAAAAGTATACAGACAATCATTCTAGGTGCCGGAGCTTCAGCCTTGGCCTTCCACGGCTGTAAGACGGATAACGGTGAAACCACGGTCAACGAAGATATCCCGGCGACGGACGACACCAATTATTTCGGCCGGACGCCCGAGGAGCTCGATCGTATCGAAAAGCTTCAGGCGGAACAACTCCTTAACGAGCACGAGATGGAAACGGTCGCCGCCTTAAGTACGGTGATACTTCCTCCCAAAGAACCGCATGGCGGTCCCATCGAAGCCGAGGTGCCCGAATTCATCGAGTTCATGGGGAAGGACATCCCCGAGATGCAGACAACCCTTTTAGGAGGATTGATGTGGCTCGACCATACCAGCAATACCGAGTTCGGAAAAGAATTTAAGTCCGCCAGCCTAGATCAACAAAAACAGATCTGCGACAGGATATGTTACCACGACATGGACGTTCCGTTGGACCAACAGCCTTTGGAAATCCAGTTTTTTGCCCTGATGAGAAATTTGACCGTCAGTGGCTACTACACCTCCAAGGTAGGTATTGCCGACCTGGGATATAAAGGAAATTCCCCTAATGTCTGGGACGGCGTGCCTCAAGAGGTGTTGGACCAGCACGGCGTAGCCTATGATCCCGAATGGATCGCCAAATGTGTAGACCAAAGCAAACGCAACGAGATTGCGGAATGGGACGAGAACAAAAATTTGCTGACCTAG
- a CDS encoding nucleotidyltransferase family protein has protein sequence MNSPKNIAVLILAAGASSRMGLVKQLLPWKDTTLLGQTIQTATASDAASVTVVLGANAASIRNGIAKFEVGIVENSDWSAGLGSSIARGTDYLTDKDNKPDGILMMLADQPLIDTVYLNTMMVAFERGQRPIVATRYENRAGVPALFSASLFEELMALENDSGAKDIIEEHDVLVLDSEGITVDIDTKSDYEKLNH, from the coding sequence ATGAACTCTCCCAAAAATATAGCGGTGCTCATTCTGGCCGCTGGGGCTTCCTCCCGAATGGGTCTGGTCAAGCAATTGCTACCTTGGAAAGATACTACCTTGTTGGGCCAGACCATCCAAACGGCTACCGCTTCCGATGCCGCTTCGGTGACGGTCGTATTGGGGGCGAACGCGGCATCCATCCGAAATGGGATCGCGAAATTTGAAGTGGGCATCGTCGAGAATTCGGACTGGTCTGCGGGCCTCGGGAGTTCCATCGCCCGCGGCACGGACTATCTAACTGATAAAGATAACAAACCGGACGGTATTTTAATGATGCTAGCGGACCAGCCCCTAATAGATACGGTCTATCTCAACACGATGATGGTCGCCTTTGAACGGGGGCAGCGGCCGATCGTGGCCACGAGGTACGAAAACAGGGCCGGGGTGCCCGCCTTGTTTTCGGCATCCTTGTTTGAAGAATTGATGGCATTGGAGAACGATTCTGGGGCGAAAGATATTATCGAAGAACATGATGTATTGGTTCTGGATTCCGAGGGAATTACGGTGGACATCGATACAAAATCGGACTACGAGAAGTTAAACCATTAG
- a CDS encoding thioredoxin domain-containing protein: protein MNFRIPSLLGAYLVLFFLCLFSCKESKDEKPDVSHKYSNALVDETSPYLLQHAHNPVNWRPWSQEALKDAEKENKLVLVSIGYSSCHWCHVMEEETFEDEAVAKIMNDNFINIKVDREERPDVDQVYMTALQLISGNGGWPLNVITLPNGKPLYGGTYHTKEQWTEVLKKISDLYHNDPAKAAEYADMVAAGIAEANLIEPAKDTEGLTEETVRTSVDKWKPNWDPKEGGDKGVQKFMIPGNLDFLLDYALLTGDDSAKDHVRLTLDKMASGGIYDQLEGGFFRYSTDAFWKVPHFEKMLYDNAQLISLYAKAYQIFKDPQYKTVVFETIAFLKREMKNPAGGYYAALNADSEGEEGKFYVWRKQELKSILGNDFDLFASYYSIGSEATWEDGKYILYKTMDDPTFTKAHGLGQNELKAAKQEWHDKLLKIKDKRTRPSTDDKIITSWNALLINGFVDAYEAFGQQKTLDEAMALFEFILNNSYQDGALVHTYKKGGRQKEGFLEDYSFLASASLKLYSATMDNAYLDFAQELTHEAETLFFDDASGMYRYNQNDLLIAKIIKTDDGVLPSPNAVMAHNLFVLGHIEYDTEYNDKAQRMLSAMLPMITEHAPSYSKWNALLLHTAYPYYEVAVVGKKAGPLVADLLRNYVPNTLVIGSTAESDLPLFKDRYFDDGTFIYVCRNTTCKLPVETVERALAQLKNF from the coding sequence ATGAACTTTCGCATACCGAGTCTCCTTGGTGCTTATCTTGTCCTCTTTTTCCTATGTCTTTTTTCATGTAAGGAGAGCAAGGACGAAAAACCCGATGTCTCCCACAAGTACTCCAACGCCCTGGTCGATGAGACCAGTCCCTATCTACTGCAACACGCTCACAATCCCGTCAACTGGCGGCCGTGGAGCCAAGAGGCCCTGAAGGACGCCGAAAAAGAGAACAAACTTGTGTTGGTCAGCATCGGCTATTCTTCCTGCCATTGGTGCCATGTCATGGAAGAGGAAACTTTTGAAGACGAAGCCGTGGCCAAGATCATGAACGACAACTTTATCAATATCAAGGTCGATCGGGAAGAGCGGCCCGATGTCGATCAGGTCTATATGACCGCCTTGCAGCTGATCTCTGGCAACGGCGGATGGCCCTTGAACGTCATTACCCTGCCCAATGGCAAGCCGCTCTACGGCGGCACCTATCACACCAAGGAACAGTGGACCGAGGTATTGAAAAAAATAAGCGACCTGTACCATAACGATCCGGCGAAAGCGGCCGAATACGCCGATATGGTGGCTGCCGGTATTGCCGAGGCCAATCTCATCGAGCCGGCCAAGGATACCGAGGGTCTCACAGAGGAAACTGTGCGGACAAGCGTTGATAAATGGAAACCGAATTGGGACCCGAAGGAGGGCGGGGATAAGGGAGTCCAAAAATTTATGATTCCGGGAAATCTGGATTTTTTACTGGATTATGCCCTCTTGACCGGAGATGATAGTGCCAAAGACCACGTGCGGCTTACGTTGGACAAGATGGCTTCCGGGGGGATTTACGACCAGCTCGAAGGTGGATTTTTCCGCTATAGCACTGATGCCTTTTGGAAAGTCCCCCATTTCGAGAAAATGCTCTACGACAACGCGCAATTGATCAGTCTGTACGCCAAAGCATACCAAATCTTCAAAGACCCGCAGTACAAAACTGTCGTTTTCGAGACCATTGCATTTTTAAAACGGGAAATGAAGAATCCCGCCGGCGGCTACTACGCGGCCCTAAACGCCGACAGCGAGGGAGAGGAGGGCAAGTTCTATGTATGGCGAAAGCAGGAACTGAAATCCATCCTAGGAAACGATTTCGACCTTTTTGCATCCTATTACAGCATCGGATCCGAGGCCACGTGGGAAGACGGAAAGTACATCCTTTACAAAACAATGGACGATCCGACCTTTACCAAAGCACATGGCTTAGGTCAAAACGAACTTAAAGCTGCTAAACAGGAATGGCACGATAAACTGCTAAAAATCAAGGATAAAAGAACCAGACCCTCCACCGACGATAAAATCATTACCTCGTGGAACGCCCTGCTGATCAACGGTTTTGTAGATGCCTACGAAGCCTTCGGACAACAGAAGACTTTGGATGAGGCAATGGCCCTCTTCGAATTTATCCTGAACAATTCCTATCAAGATGGCGCCCTTGTGCACACCTATAAGAAGGGAGGTCGCCAAAAAGAGGGATTTTTAGAAGATTATTCCTTTTTGGCCAGCGCCTCACTAAAGCTCTACAGCGCGACCATGGACAACGCATACCTCGATTTCGCCCAAGAGTTGACCCACGAGGCCGAAACCCTGTTTTTCGATGACGCCTCTGGCATGTACCGGTATAACCAAAACGACCTACTGATAGCCAAGATCATCAAGACCGATGATGGCGTGCTGCCATCGCCCAATGCCGTCATGGCACACAATCTCTTTGTGCTCGGCCATATTGAATACGACACCGAATACAACGATAAGGCCCAAAGGATGCTTTCGGCCATGCTGCCCATGATTACCGAGCACGCCCCCAGTTATTCGAAATGGAACGCCCTTTTGCTTCATACGGCCTACCCGTATTATGAAGTTGCCGTAGTGGGCAAAAAAGCGGGGCCCCTTGTCGCGGATTTACTCCGAAACTATGTGCCGAACACCTTGGTTATCGGTAGTACTGCCGAGAGCGACCTTCCCCTGTTCAAAGACCGGTATTTCGATGACGGCACCTTTATATATGTCTGTAGGAATACGACCTGCAAACTGCCGGTGGAAACGGTGGAGAGGGCATTGGCACAGTTAAAAAATTTTTGA